A region from the Actinoplanes sp. OR16 genome encodes:
- a CDS encoding ABC transporter ATP-binding protein, with amino-acid sequence MTTLPIADTAATRAWLRAELRTRKASAALTLLAGVLAAGASIVPAYALGLLVDRIRAGGDAATIIPVAAVIVVSALVGGPATGYAGYLIRRLGSRILADLRERTVDTALRLPAQVLDRAGRGDLLSRVSADITAIDRAVSEVLPTMISALLLAVISLATIAGIDWRLGLAGAVAVPLYVLGLRWYLPRAAPAYAAERVAIADRSQLLVESMQGLRTVHTYHLEDRHLSGIESASARARDISISVFALYTRFVGRISRAELLGLGSVLVTGFVLVQRDAVTVGDVSATALLFHRLFGPLVLLMVTFDKAQDAGASLARLVGVLAMPVVRRASPAPAAGRELVLDGVSFAYHGGPPVLRDVTLRVAAGEVVALVGSTGAGKTTAASLAAGILRPDTGTATLGGVPVADLPARTIAIVSQETHVFAGPLGEDLRLARPGATGEELAAALDRVGALDWARDLPDGLDTVVGDGGHHLTAARSQQLALARVVLLDPPVVVLDEATAEAGSAGARELEQAAAATLEGRTALVVAHRLTQAAAADRVVVMEHGQIVEMGPHAQLVAAGGRYARLWAVWSARAVS; translated from the coding sequence ATGACCACCCTGCCGATCGCCGACACCGCGGCGACCCGGGCCTGGCTTCGCGCCGAACTGCGGACCCGCAAGGCCTCGGCGGCGCTCACCCTGCTGGCCGGAGTGCTCGCGGCCGGCGCCTCGATCGTTCCGGCGTACGCCCTCGGCCTGCTCGTCGACCGCATCCGCGCCGGTGGCGACGCCGCCACCATCATCCCGGTCGCCGCAGTGATCGTCGTGTCCGCGCTGGTGGGCGGCCCGGCGACCGGATACGCCGGCTACCTGATCCGCCGTCTCGGCTCTCGCATCCTCGCCGACCTGCGCGAACGCACCGTCGACACGGCCCTGCGCCTGCCCGCCCAGGTGCTCGACCGGGCCGGCCGCGGCGACCTGCTGTCCCGGGTCAGCGCCGACATCACCGCGATCGACCGGGCGGTCTCCGAGGTCCTGCCCACCATGATCTCGGCCCTGCTGCTCGCGGTGATCAGCCTCGCCACGATCGCCGGCATCGACTGGCGGCTGGGCCTGGCCGGCGCGGTCGCGGTGCCGCTCTACGTGCTGGGTCTGCGCTGGTACCTGCCGCGGGCCGCCCCCGCGTACGCCGCCGAGCGGGTCGCCATCGCCGACCGGTCACAGCTACTCGTCGAAAGCATGCAGGGCCTCCGTACGGTCCACACGTACCACCTGGAGGACCGTCACCTCAGCGGCATCGAGTCCGCGTCCGCCCGGGCCCGGGACATCTCGATCAGCGTGTTCGCCCTCTACACCCGCTTCGTCGGCCGGATCAGCCGGGCCGAGCTGCTCGGGCTCGGATCGGTGCTGGTGACGGGGTTCGTCCTGGTCCAGCGGGATGCCGTGACGGTCGGCGACGTCTCCGCGACGGCGCTGCTGTTCCACCGGCTCTTCGGCCCGCTGGTGCTGCTGATGGTCACGTTCGACAAGGCGCAGGACGCGGGCGCCAGCCTGGCCCGGCTCGTCGGCGTCCTCGCGATGCCGGTCGTCCGCCGCGCCTCGCCGGCGCCGGCCGCGGGCCGCGAGCTGGTGCTCGACGGTGTGAGCTTCGCCTATCACGGCGGGCCTCCGGTGCTGCGCGACGTCACGCTGCGGGTCGCTGCCGGCGAGGTCGTGGCGCTGGTCGGCTCGACCGGCGCCGGCAAGACCACCGCGGCGTCCCTGGCCGCCGGCATCCTGCGCCCGGACACCGGCACCGCCACGCTCGGCGGCGTCCCGGTGGCCGACCTGCCCGCGCGGACGATCGCCATCGTCAGCCAGGAGACGCACGTGTTCGCCGGCCCGCTCGGCGAGGACCTGCGGCTGGCCCGCCCCGGCGCCACCGGCGAGGAACTCGCCGCGGCGCTCGACCGGGTCGGCGCCCTGGACTGGGCCCGCGACCTGCCGGACGGCCTGGACACGGTGGTCGGCGACGGCGGCCACCACCTCACCGCGGCCCGGTCCCAGCAGCTCGCGCTGGCCCGGGTCGTGCTCCTGGACCCGCCGGTCGTCGTCCTCGACGAGGCCACCGCCGAAGCCGGCAGCGCGGGCGCCCGGGAACTGGAGCAGGCGGCCGCGGCGACCCTCGAAGGGCGCACCGCGCTGGTCGTCGCCCACCGGCTGACCCAGGCGGCCGCCGCCGACCGGGTCGTCGTCATGGAACACGGCCAGATCGTCGAGATGGGTCCGCATGCGCAACTGGTCGCCGCCGGTGGCCGCTACGCGCGGCTGTGGGCGGTGTGGTCCGCGCGGGCCGTCAGCTGA
- a CDS encoding ABC transporter ATP-binding protein, producing the protein MTYLVLVVTYRYGARHLQRAIAEEGHLLRVEVAGKILHPRGLRTDRHAGDLLTVSTSDADYTSYFLDHIPRITSSIVAVTVSAVTLLVISAPLGIAVLIATPVVLAVLNLTAPLIARRVKDQQDQAGRATSLATDLVTGLRPLRGIGAQDAAAERYQVVSRQSLDATLRASRTQNAYLAASTTLSTLLAGGVAIAAGWSALTGRITVGEFVTVIGSAQFLIEPFGVLAVVPSWMAAARAAAARVASVTQAGLVLPEGTAAPTGTRCELRLSKVVHGPLDGLDLHVRPGEFVGVVAHRPADAEALVRLLTTPQGYGGDILLAGERLDAVDRSRARRLLHVEPHRTDLFSGTLASNIKIRPEDQGLADALRAAAADEVADLHPDGLDAPVAERGSNLSGGQRQRVALARALLARPPLLVLHDPTTAVDAVTEHAIAGGIRALRHGPDAGFGTLVITSSPALLAAADRVVVIGDGTVTAAGTHAELAARDDGYRRAVLR; encoded by the coding sequence GTGACCTATCTGGTGCTGGTGGTGACCTACCGGTACGGCGCGCGGCACCTGCAGCGGGCCATCGCCGAGGAGGGCCACCTGCTGCGCGTCGAGGTGGCCGGGAAGATCCTGCACCCGCGTGGGCTGCGTACCGACCGGCACGCCGGCGACCTGCTCACCGTCTCCACCTCGGACGCCGACTACACGTCCTACTTCCTCGACCACATCCCGCGGATCACCAGCTCGATCGTGGCGGTCACGGTCAGCGCCGTCACGCTGCTGGTCATCTCGGCGCCGCTCGGCATCGCCGTGCTGATCGCGACGCCGGTCGTCCTGGCGGTGCTGAACCTGACCGCTCCGCTGATCGCGCGCCGGGTCAAGGACCAGCAGGATCAGGCCGGGCGGGCCACGTCGCTCGCCACCGACCTGGTCACCGGGCTGCGTCCGCTGCGCGGCATCGGGGCGCAGGACGCGGCGGCCGAGCGTTATCAGGTGGTCAGCCGGCAGTCACTCGATGCCACGCTGCGGGCCTCGCGTACCCAGAACGCCTATCTCGCCGCCTCCACCACGCTCAGCACGCTCCTGGCCGGCGGCGTCGCGATAGCGGCCGGCTGGTCGGCGCTGACCGGCCGGATCACCGTCGGCGAGTTCGTCACGGTGATCGGGTCGGCGCAGTTCCTGATCGAGCCGTTCGGGGTGCTCGCGGTCGTGCCGAGCTGGATGGCCGCCGCTCGCGCCGCCGCCGCCCGGGTCGCGTCCGTCACCCAGGCCGGCCTGGTCCTGCCCGAGGGCACCGCCGCTCCCACCGGCACCCGCTGCGAGCTGCGCCTCTCCAAGGTCGTGCACGGTCCGCTCGACGGCCTCGACCTGCACGTCCGGCCGGGCGAGTTCGTCGGGGTGGTGGCGCACCGGCCGGCCGACGCGGAGGCTCTCGTGCGGCTTCTGACCACCCCGCAGGGGTACGGAGGAGACATCCTCCTCGCCGGGGAGCGGCTCGACGCGGTCGACCGGAGCCGTGCCCGCCGGCTGCTGCACGTCGAGCCACACCGGACCGACCTGTTCTCCGGGACGCTCGCCTCGAACATCAAGATCCGCCCGGAGGATCAGGGGCTCGCCGACGCTCTGCGGGCCGCCGCCGCCGACGAGGTGGCCGACCTGCACCCGGACGGCCTCGACGCGCCCGTCGCCGAACGCGGCTCGAACCTCTCCGGCGGTCAGCGCCAGCGGGTCGCCCTGGCCCGCGCGCTGCTGGCCCGGCCGCCGCTGCTGGTGCTGCACGACCCGACGACCGCCGTGGACGCGGTCACCGAGCACGCCATCGCCGGCGGTATCCGCGCGCTGCGGCACGGACCGGACGCCGGGTTCGGCACCCTGGTCATCACCAGCAGCCCGGCCCTGCTCGCCGCCGCCGACCGGGTCGTGGTGATCGGCGACGGCACGGTCACCGCCGCGGGAACCCACGCCGAGCTCGCCGCGCGCGACGACGGCTACCGCCGGGCGGTCCTGCGATGA
- a CDS encoding iron-siderophore ABC transporter substrate-binding protein, with protein MRASRFLTGIVALTAALALTACGSSDDTEDAPAASGSAAASFPVTVTHAFGTTTIEKKPERVATVNWANHEVPLALGIVPVGYAKANFGDEDGDGLLPWDAAKLKELGAPTPVLFDETDGIDFEGVANTKPDVILAAYSGLTQQDYDTLSKIAPVVAYPKSAWATSWRDSITLESKALGLAAEGDALIAKIEGEMKAEAARYPKLAGKSVMFLTHIDPTDLSKISFYTTHDTRAQFFTDLGMKHPASIEKASAATEEFSLTQSAEQVQNLSDVDIIVTYGDAEGTTLATLQKDPLLSKIPAIARGSFVSLPGSTPVATAANPTPLAVSFVLKDYVDLLGKAADKI; from the coding sequence ATGCGTGCCTCCCGGTTCCTCACCGGAATCGTCGCCCTCACCGCCGCCCTCGCGCTCACCGCGTGCGGCTCGTCCGACGACACCGAAGACGCCCCTGCCGCCTCCGGCAGCGCCGCCGCGTCGTTCCCGGTCACGGTCACGCACGCGTTCGGGACCACCACCATCGAGAAGAAGCCCGAGCGGGTCGCCACCGTGAACTGGGCCAACCACGAGGTGCCGCTCGCCCTCGGCATCGTGCCGGTCGGCTACGCCAAGGCCAACTTCGGAGACGAGGACGGCGACGGCCTGCTGCCCTGGGACGCCGCGAAGCTCAAGGAGCTCGGCGCGCCGACCCCGGTGCTCTTCGACGAGACCGACGGCATCGACTTCGAGGGTGTCGCGAACACCAAGCCGGACGTCATCCTGGCCGCGTACTCCGGCCTGACGCAGCAGGACTACGACACCCTCAGCAAGATCGCGCCGGTCGTCGCGTACCCGAAGTCGGCCTGGGCCACCTCCTGGCGCGACAGCATCACGCTGGAGAGCAAGGCGCTCGGCCTGGCCGCCGAGGGCGACGCGCTGATCGCCAAGATCGAGGGCGAGATGAAGGCCGAGGCGGCCCGCTACCCGAAGCTGGCCGGCAAGTCGGTGATGTTCCTGACCCACATCGACCCGACCGACCTCAGCAAGATCAGCTTCTACACCACGCACGACACCCGGGCGCAGTTCTTCACCGACCTCGGCATGAAGCACCCGGCCAGCATCGAGAAGGCGTCCGCCGCGACCGAGGAGTTCAGCCTCACGCAGAGCGCCGAGCAGGTGCAGAACCTCAGCGACGTCGACATCATCGTGACCTACGGTGACGCCGAGGGCACCACCCTCGCGACGCTGCAGAAGGACCCGCTGCTGTCGAAGATCCCGGCGATCGCCCGCGGCTCGTTCGTGTCGCTGCCCGGAAGCACCCCGGTCGCGACCGCCGCCAACCCGACGCCGCTCGCCGTCTCCTTCGTGCTGAAGGACTACGTCGACCTGCTCGGCAAGGCCGCCGACAAGATCTGA
- a CDS encoding iron ABC transporter permease produces the protein MSSLATRPGPDVAVLRRPARVRLAWLLVVLAVLIAVMAASVAFGSRIVGWSDITAAFGGTDETLDQAAVVKRIPRTVLAVLVGAALGLSGAVMQGVTRNPLADPGVLGINMGAMLAIAVGMTTVGLSTATQYIWFAIAGAAISAVFVYAVGSLGRGGATPLKIALAGAATSAALASLVSAVVLPRGDVAENFQSWQVGGVGGATWDSIAQMAPFLVGGVVVCLLCARPLNSLALGDDLAAGLGERVAVARGVAALGAVVLCGAATAVAGPIAFVGLIIPHLCRLLVGLDHRWLLPFATLTGAALLTGADVIGRVVNRPDEIEAGIITALIGAPFFIYVVRRQKVREL, from the coding sequence ATGAGTTCCCTCGCAACTCGGCCCGGGCCGGACGTCGCCGTTCTGCGACGCCCGGCCCGGGTGCGCCTGGCCTGGCTGCTGGTCGTGCTCGCCGTCCTGATCGCGGTCATGGCCGCCTCGGTCGCCTTCGGCTCCCGGATCGTCGGCTGGTCCGACATCACGGCGGCCTTCGGCGGCACCGACGAGACGCTCGATCAGGCCGCGGTGGTCAAGCGCATTCCTCGTACGGTCCTCGCGGTGCTGGTCGGGGCCGCTCTCGGCCTGTCCGGGGCCGTCATGCAGGGCGTGACCCGCAACCCGCTCGCCGACCCGGGCGTGCTCGGCATCAACATGGGCGCCATGCTCGCGATCGCCGTGGGCATGACCACCGTCGGGCTCTCCACGGCGACCCAGTACATCTGGTTCGCCATCGCCGGCGCCGCGATCTCGGCGGTCTTCGTTTATGCCGTCGGCTCGCTCGGCCGCGGCGGCGCCACCCCGCTGAAGATCGCGCTGGCCGGCGCGGCCACCTCCGCGGCGCTCGCCTCGCTCGTCTCGGCGGTCGTGCTGCCCCGCGGCGACGTCGCCGAGAACTTCCAGTCCTGGCAGGTCGGCGGCGTCGGCGGCGCGACCTGGGACAGCATCGCGCAGATGGCGCCGTTCCTGGTCGGCGGCGTGGTCGTCTGCCTGCTCTGCGCCCGTCCGCTGAACTCGCTCGCCCTCGGTGACGACCTCGCCGCCGGCCTCGGCGAACGCGTCGCGGTGGCCCGTGGCGTCGCCGCCCTCGGCGCGGTGGTGCTCTGCGGCGCGGCCACCGCCGTCGCCGGTCCGATCGCCTTCGTCGGCCTGATCATCCCGCACCTGTGCCGCCTGCTCGTCGGCCTCGACCACCGCTGGCTGCTGCCGTTCGCCACGCTCACCGGCGCGGCGTTGCTGACCGGCGCCGACGTGATCGGCCGGGTCGTGAACCGGCCCGACGAGATCGAGGCGGGCATCATCACCGCCCTGATCGGCGCGCCCTTCTTCATCTACGTCGTCCGCCGGCAGAAGGTGCGCGAGCTGTGA
- a CDS encoding iron chelate uptake ABC transporter family permease subunit, whose amino-acid sequence MTSTLVAVTRGRTRRGRRRFSVLGVLLLSIVAIFAVSLMAGQTFYPPADVLRVILGETVPGASFTVGELRLPRAVLALVAGLCFGMGGVTFQTMLRNPLASPDIIGISSGASAAAAFAIIVLGLGEAGVSAFAIVAGLGVALIIYVLSYKDGVAGTRLVLIGIGMAAMLNSVTSYVLSQAGQWDLQAASRWLNGSLNGSTWEEAVPVLVALLVFGPLLLSQARNLTMLQLGDDTAAALGTRLERTRLIAIVAAVGLIAFATSATGPIAFVAFLAGPIAARLTGPGGSLLWPSALVGALLVLVADFLGQFAFDTRFPVGVVTGVLGAPYLIYLLVRTNRAGGSL is encoded by the coding sequence GTGACCTCAACTCTTGTCGCCGTCACCCGGGGACGGACCCGGAGGGGCCGCCGGCGGTTCTCCGTGCTGGGCGTGCTCCTCCTCTCGATCGTGGCGATCTTCGCGGTCTCGCTGATGGCAGGGCAGACGTTCTACCCGCCCGCCGACGTGCTGCGGGTGATCCTCGGTGAGACCGTTCCCGGCGCCTCCTTCACGGTCGGTGAGCTGCGCCTGCCGCGCGCCGTGCTGGCCCTGGTCGCCGGCCTGTGCTTCGGCATGGGCGGCGTCACGTTCCAGACCATGCTGCGCAACCCGCTCGCCAGCCCGGACATCATCGGCATCAGCTCGGGCGCGAGCGCGGCGGCGGCGTTCGCCATCATCGTGCTCGGCCTCGGCGAGGCGGGTGTCTCCGCGTTCGCCATCGTCGCCGGCCTCGGCGTCGCGCTGATCATCTACGTGCTGTCGTACAAGGACGGCGTGGCCGGGACCCGGCTCGTCCTCATCGGCATCGGGATGGCCGCGATGCTCAACAGCGTCACGTCGTACGTCCTCAGCCAGGCCGGGCAGTGGGACCTGCAGGCGGCGTCGCGCTGGCTCAACGGCAGTCTCAACGGCTCCACCTGGGAAGAGGCCGTCCCGGTGCTGGTCGCGCTGCTGGTGTTCGGACCGCTGCTGCTGTCCCAGGCCCGCAACCTGACGATGCTGCAGCTCGGCGACGACACCGCCGCGGCGCTCGGTACCCGGCTGGAGCGGACTCGTCTCATCGCCATCGTGGCGGCGGTGGGTCTCATCGCGTTCGCCACCTCGGCCACCGGCCCGATCGCGTTCGTGGCGTTCCTGGCCGGGCCGATCGCCGCCCGGCTGACCGGACCCGGCGGCTCGCTGCTGTGGCCGTCCGCCCTGGTCGGCGCGCTGCTCGTGCTGGTCGCCGACTTCCTCGGGCAGTTCGCCTTCGACACCCGCTTCCCGGTCGGCGTCGTCACCGGCGTGCTCGGTGCCCCTTACCTCATCTACCTGCTCGTCCGCACCAACCGCGCCGGAGGCTCGCTGTGA
- a CDS encoding ABC transporter ATP-binding protein, whose translation MTTSHVLAVEKLTVGYGDRAVIESLDLLVPPGRITAIVGANACGKSTLLRSMSRLLAPRAGHVLLDGREVHRMPAKELARTLGLLPQSPIAPEGITVADLVGRGRNPHQRILSRWSSADDAAVASALDATHTADLADRAVDELSGGQRQRVWIAMALAQQTEVLLLDEPTTFLDVSHQVEVLDLLTDLNAARGTTIVMVLHDLNMAARYADHLIALADGSLHAAGEPEEVLTQECVRAVFGLDSQVITDPVSGKPLMLPIGRHHVRAAAG comes from the coding sequence GTGACCACCTCTCATGTGCTGGCCGTCGAGAAGCTCACCGTCGGCTACGGCGACCGGGCCGTCATCGAGTCGCTCGACCTGCTCGTGCCGCCCGGAAGGATCACCGCGATCGTCGGCGCCAACGCCTGCGGCAAGTCGACGCTGCTGCGCTCGATGTCCCGGCTGCTCGCCCCGCGCGCCGGCCACGTGCTGCTCGACGGCCGCGAGGTGCACCGGATGCCGGCGAAGGAGCTGGCCCGCACGCTCGGGCTGCTCCCGCAGTCGCCGATCGCGCCGGAGGGCATCACCGTCGCCGACCTGGTCGGCCGAGGCCGCAACCCGCACCAGCGGATCCTGTCCCGCTGGAGCTCCGCCGACGACGCCGCGGTGGCGTCGGCGCTGGATGCCACGCACACCGCCGACCTGGCCGACCGGGCGGTCGACGAGCTCTCCGGCGGGCAGCGCCAGCGCGTGTGGATCGCGATGGCGCTCGCCCAGCAGACCGAGGTGCTGCTGCTGGACGAGCCCACCACGTTCCTCGACGTCAGCCACCAGGTCGAGGTCCTCGACCTGCTCACCGACCTGAACGCGGCCCGGGGCACCACCATCGTGATGGTGCTGCACGACCTGAACATGGCGGCCCGGTACGCGGACCACCTGATCGCCCTGGCCGACGGTTCCCTGCACGCGGCGGGGGAGCCGGAAGAGGTGCTGACGCAGGAGTGCGTCCGCGCGGTGTTCGGCCTCGACAGCCAGGTCATCACCGACCCGGTGTCCGGCAAGCCCCTGATGCTGCCGATCGGCCGCCACCACGTGCGTGCGGCGGCGGGCTGA
- a CDS encoding BTAD domain-containing putative transcriptional regulator, whose amino-acid sequence MGESSGDPAATLRFEILGPVRAFRGAEQVDIGPLRQRAVLALLLLNAGKPVPVPEIVAALWNGDPPENGVDIVQRYVGGLRRALDPDRTSLIAFTDDGYVLRPSESDAAEFRAALTRAHTEHRTGNLDEATSQVSAALGLWQNEPLTGLTGPVFESARARLNLERATAAKLAARPAHTRPFPPAPAPAAEPAPAADPAPARPHAPAQVKEPAPTRPFAPDDPAYPEAVDPWDGHDLFPPDPLTGR is encoded by the coding sequence ATGGGTGAGAGTTCCGGGGATCCGGCGGCCACGCTGCGGTTCGAGATCCTCGGGCCGGTCCGGGCTTTCCGGGGCGCCGAGCAGGTCGACATCGGCCCGCTGCGGCAGCGAGCCGTGCTGGCATTGCTGCTGCTCAACGCCGGTAAGCCGGTGCCGGTCCCGGAGATCGTGGCAGCGCTGTGGAACGGTGACCCGCCGGAGAACGGCGTCGACATCGTGCAGCGCTACGTCGGCGGGCTGCGGCGGGCGCTCGACCCGGACCGGACGTCGCTGATCGCCTTCACCGACGACGGCTATGTCCTCCGGCCGAGTGAGAGCGACGCCGCCGAGTTCCGGGCGGCGCTGACCCGGGCGCACACCGAGCACCGGACCGGCAACCTGGACGAGGCCACCTCGCAGGTGAGCGCGGCGCTCGGGCTGTGGCAGAACGAGCCGCTGACCGGGTTGACCGGCCCGGTCTTCGAGTCGGCGCGGGCCCGGCTCAACCTGGAGCGGGCCACCGCCGCGAAGCTGGCCGCCCGCCCGGCCCACACCCGGCCGTTCCCACCCGCTCCCGCGCCGGCCGCCGAGCCCGCGCCGGCCGCTGACCCCGCGCCGGCCCGGCCGCATGCGCCGGCGCAGGTGAAGGAGCCCGCGCCGACCCGGCCCTTTGCTCCGGACGATCCGGCCTATCCGGAGGCCGTGGACCCGTGGGACGGCCACGACCTCTTCCCGCCCGACCCGCTCACTGGTAGGTAG
- a CDS encoding DUF4437 domain-containing protein gives MRPHVEIVDERDLIWHVAEFQHAIGSAEQRNLSYDEEDGSASLKVRFTSDWSRPAGVHQADTEWYVLSGSVAIGDTVLGPEGYWTAQAGVFTPPITVTEGTEVLLFREYGDWHFDTTTAGEPGLVVLDTAAMPWIDVKDGSPMRFDLGGTPVPGLYIKLLHRDEKTGFYTRLIKAKPGWREEPLAHHPCSEEAYCLDGAFDYNFGKMWPGTYFWRPPLIRHGDFTADAEKGCTWIVQSDADLVDWYTDNARVEMRGDATNWGEGFPQSVPPRFIEPVRSRSAGRWADPTYQ, from the coding sequence ATGCGCCCGCACGTCGAGATCGTCGATGAACGCGACCTGATCTGGCACGTCGCCGAGTTCCAGCACGCGATCGGCAGCGCCGAGCAGCGCAACCTGAGCTACGACGAGGAGGACGGCTCCGCGTCGCTGAAGGTGCGCTTCACCAGCGACTGGTCCCGCCCCGCCGGCGTGCACCAGGCCGACACCGAGTGGTACGTGCTGTCCGGCTCGGTCGCGATCGGCGACACCGTGCTCGGGCCGGAGGGTTACTGGACGGCACAGGCCGGAGTGTTCACACCGCCGATCACGGTCACCGAAGGCACCGAGGTCCTGCTGTTCCGCGAGTACGGCGACTGGCACTTCGACACCACCACCGCCGGCGAGCCCGGACTCGTCGTGCTCGACACCGCGGCGATGCCGTGGATCGACGTGAAGGACGGCAGCCCGATGCGCTTCGACCTCGGCGGCACGCCGGTGCCGGGGCTCTACATCAAACTGCTGCACCGGGACGAGAAGACCGGCTTCTACACCCGCCTGATCAAGGCGAAGCCGGGCTGGCGGGAGGAGCCGCTCGCGCATCACCCCTGCTCGGAGGAGGCGTACTGCCTGGACGGGGCGTTCGACTACAACTTCGGCAAGATGTGGCCGGGCACGTACTTCTGGCGTCCCCCGCTGATCCGGCACGGCGACTTCACCGCCGACGCCGAGAAGGGCTGCACGTGGATCGTGCAATCGGACGCCGACCTGGTCGACTGGTACACCGACAACGCCCGCGTCGAGATGCGCGGCGACGCCACCAACTGGGGTGAGGGCTTCCCGCAGAGCGTCCCGCCCCGCTTCATCGAGCCGGTCCGGTCGCGCAGCGCCGGCCGCTGGGCGGACCCTACCTACCAGTGA
- a CDS encoding TetR/AcrR family transcriptional regulator, whose translation MTRPGRPAGPTGDTEAVVLTAALKLLLEEGPAALTAQRLYQVTGVSRTTVYRHWPTPADVLAALIDVAPIPPGEPTGDLAEDLHAEVDRLGDRLRDRPVARFLQALVVADAAELRHRYVSDLLEPFHTVLRAAGVPDDDREDAVAMIASPLLLDALLLDRPPARDRAHRIVDTVAGAGTK comes from the coding sequence GTGACCCGCCCTGGACGCCCCGCCGGACCGACCGGCGACACCGAGGCCGTCGTGCTCACGGCCGCCCTGAAGCTGCTGCTCGAAGAGGGGCCGGCCGCGCTCACGGCGCAGCGGCTCTACCAGGTCACCGGCGTCTCGCGCACCACGGTCTACCGGCATTGGCCCACCCCGGCCGACGTGCTGGCCGCCCTCATCGACGTCGCGCCGATCCCGCCGGGGGAGCCCACCGGCGACCTCGCCGAGGACCTGCACGCCGAGGTCGACCGGCTCGGCGACCGGCTCCGGGACCGTCCGGTCGCCCGGTTCCTGCAGGCCCTGGTGGTGGCGGACGCGGCCGAGCTGCGGCACCGCTACGTCAGTGACCTGCTCGAGCCGTTCCATACGGTGCTGCGCGCCGCCGGCGTGCCGGACGACGACCGGGAGGACGCGGTCGCGATGATCGCCTCGCCGCTGCTGCTCGACGCTCTGCTGCTGGACCGGCCGCCGGCCCGTGATCGCGCCCACCGCATCGTCGACACCGTGGCAGGAGCCGGAACTAAATGA
- a CDS encoding arylmalonate decarboxylase, protein MTNIVGPRALFGVIVPSTNTVVEHDYWTARVPGVAFRAGSMHIPNPMMGDDAGFEALLGQIRASIDTAVRDALTAEPDRMVMGMSAETFWGGVAGNEAFEERLRRRTKMPVTTGASSCRAALQALKCRRIAVFSPYQPVADREVGRFFTEAGFDVAAITGLRCPTATDIAKVPEERLRAEVARLDGPDVDAIVQVGTNLSFVALADTLERELGKPVIAINAATLWHALRSHGIDDRVDGMGELLRSL, encoded by the coding sequence ATGACGAACATCGTCGGACCCCGCGCCCTCTTCGGCGTGATCGTGCCGAGCACGAACACCGTCGTCGAACACGACTACTGGACCGCCCGCGTGCCCGGCGTCGCCTTCCGCGCCGGTTCCATGCACATCCCGAATCCGATGATGGGTGACGACGCCGGCTTCGAGGCCCTGCTCGGGCAGATCCGCGCCTCGATCGACACGGCCGTGCGGGACGCGCTCACCGCGGAGCCCGACCGGATGGTGATGGGCATGTCCGCCGAGACGTTCTGGGGAGGGGTCGCGGGAAACGAGGCGTTCGAAGAGCGGCTCCGCCGGCGTACCAAGATGCCTGTGACCACCGGGGCCAGCTCATGCCGTGCCGCGCTGCAGGCGCTGAAGTGCCGCCGCATCGCGGTCTTCTCGCCCTATCAACCCGTCGCCGACCGGGAGGTCGGAAGGTTCTTCACCGAGGCCGGCTTCGATGTCGCCGCGATCACCGGCCTGCGCTGCCCGACCGCCACCGACATCGCCAAGGTGCCGGAGGAGCGGCTGCGCGCGGAGGTGGCGCGGCTCGACGGGCCTGATGTCGACGCGATCGTCCAGGTCGGGACGAACCTGTCCTTCGTGGCTCTGGCCGACACCCTGGAGCGCGAGCTGGGCAAACCGGTGATCGCCATCAACGCCGCGACGCTCTGGCACGCGCTGCGCTCGCACGGCATCGACGACCGGGTGGACGGCATGGGCGAGCTGCTCCGTTCCCTCTAG